One Podarcis raffonei isolate rPodRaf1 chromosome 3, rPodRaf1.pri, whole genome shotgun sequence genomic region harbors:
- the LOC128411595 gene encoding uncharacterized protein K02A2.6-like, which produces VVKGPYISLLGLAWFGPLGLAVTGVNHTSLQVDVDAICKEFPGVFDGKLGQYTGPPIALQLDPAVRPVRLKARRVPFALKPRIDEELDRLVEQGVLEPVPNAPWETPIVTPVKPNGSVRICADYKCTINKALTAHAYPVPVVSHVLATLAGSKIFGKLDLAQAYQQLPVDEATAEAQTIVTHRGAFRVKRLQFGVSVAPGIFQNLMDSLLKGIPGVTPFFDDVLIAGPTPEEFEDRLRTVLHRFQTAGLKVKREKCLLGVPQVDFLGFMVDAEGVHPTGDKVRAICDAPAPKNKTELQAFLGLLNFYHSFLPHKAAVAEPLHRLLDKRAPWVWGQRQEAAFQAVKDLLVSNSVLAHFDERLPVVLACDASPYGIGAVLGHQLPDGREVPVAYFSQTLNATERNYSQIDKEGLAIVKGVKKFHDFLYGRPFTVVTDHKPLLGLFAPEKQTPQVLSPRVLRWSIFLASYQYALIHRPGKAMGHADALSRLPLPETGPDPAPAQEVMSLELLPDRPIQAQEVAHHSKKDRVISRVLDWVWRGWPSSSPGPEFAGYTTRKHELSAHKGCLLWGSRVIVPQPLRKRVLTALHETHPGVVRMKALARSYVWWPGIDGEIEDPVYAKNFGAGPAWVPATVTRVTGPVSYEVLTDGGQCWRRHCEPYIKTQYNWHGTPKTFLLVANVENELQETSPGPDTTA; this is translated from the exons gtggtcaagggcccctacattagcttactgggattggcatggtttggaccactggggctagccgtcaccggggtgaaccacactagcttacaagtggacgtggacgcaatatgcaaggaatttccgggggttttcgatgggaaattgggacagtatacgggcccccccattgctctacagcttgaccccgcagtacgaccggtcaggctcaaggcccgccgggtcccgttcgccctgaaaccccgtatagacgaggaattggaccggctcgtggagcaaggagtgctggagccggtgcctaatgccccctgggaaaccccaatcgtcacgcccgtcaagcctaatggttcagtccgcatctgcgcagactacaaatgtaccataaacaaggccctcacggcccatgcatacccagtgccagtggtcagccatgttcttgccaccctggctgggtcgaaaatttttggcaagctggacttggcccaagcatatcaacagctgccagtagatgaggccacagcagaggcacagacgattgtgacgcacagaggagcattcagggtaaagcggctgcaattcggtgtcagcgtggcaccaggcatattccagaatctaatggactctctacttaaagggattcctggcgtcacccccttcttcgatgatgtgttgattgccgggcccacaccagaggagtttgaggaccgcctccgcaccgttctgcaccgtttccagacggcgggtctcaaggtgaagcgggaaaaatgtctactaggagtgcctcaggtggactttctgggatttatggtggacgcagaaggggtccacccgactggggacaaggtacgggccatttgtgatgccccagcgcccaagaacaagactgaacttcaggccttcttgggactattgaacttttaccattccttccttccccacaaggcggcggtagcagagcccctacacagactcctggacaagcgggccccttgggtgtggggccagcgccaggaggccgcattccaggcagtcaaggacttgcttgtctcaaactcggtcttggcacacttcgacgagaggctgccggtggtgctagcatgcgatgcctcgccctatggaattggcgctgtcctgggacaccaactcccagatggaagagaggtaccggtggcatacttttcccagacactcaacgcaaccgagcggaactactcgcaaatcgacaaggagggtctggcaatcgtgaagggagtaaaaaaattccatgatttcttgtacgggcggcccttcaccgtggtgactgaccacaagccgttgcttggcttatttgcccctgaaaagcagaccccccaagtgctgtctcctcgcgtcctcaggtggtcaattttccttgccagctaccagtatgcactgattcaccgtccggggaaggcgatgggccatgcggatgccctcagcaggctaccactaccggaaacaggccccgacccagcacctgcacaagaggttatgagcctggagctgcttcccgaccgccccattcaggcacaagaagttgcacaccattccaagaaagatagggtcatctcccgggtcctggactgggtgtggaggggatggcccagcagcagccccgggccagaattcgccggctacacaacccgcaaacatgaactgtcggcccacaaggggtgcctgttatggggaagcagggtcattgttccccagcccctccgcaaaagggtcctcacagccctacacgagacacacccaggggtagtaagaatgaaggcccttgccaggagttatgtgtggtggccggggatcgacggagagatagag gacccagtgtacgcaaagaattttggggcaggcccagcatgggtacccgccacagtcaccagggtcactggccccgtgtcgtatgaggtgctaacagatggggggcaatgctggcgccgccactgcga